A part of Streptomyces sp. NBC_01497 genomic DNA contains:
- a CDS encoding TIGR03084 family metal-binding protein, which produces MAVSMSVLATDLTAETEDLRALLVPLGEEDWQRPTPSPGWTILDQVTHLAHYDREAVRAVLEPDDFTAEKRRIGFVDPDVHAARHRDLGGAQALAWFAETRARLLSVYLGLDPKRRVPWFGPSLSAASALTARIMETWAHGQDIADALGVTRTPTARLRHVAHIGVATRPYSYLVHGKQDPEAPVRVRLTAPDGDEWSWGPEDALDRVEGTALDFCLVVTQRRHPDDTGLRTTGPGAAEWLTLAQAFGGPAGMGRPPRER; this is translated from the coding sequence ATGGCCGTATCGATGTCAGTGCTCGCCACCGATCTCACGGCCGAGACGGAGGACCTGCGGGCCCTGCTCGTCCCGCTCGGCGAGGAGGACTGGCAGCGGCCCACACCGTCGCCCGGCTGGACGATCCTCGATCAGGTCACCCATCTCGCGCACTACGACAGGGAAGCCGTGCGGGCCGTCCTCGAACCGGACGATTTCACCGCGGAGAAGCGTCGTATCGGGTTCGTCGATCCGGACGTCCACGCCGCCCGTCACCGCGACCTGGGCGGGGCGCAGGCGCTCGCCTGGTTCGCGGAGACCAGGGCCCGGCTGCTCTCCGTCTACCTCGGGCTCGATCCGAAGCGACGGGTCCCCTGGTTCGGCCCGTCGCTGAGCGCGGCGTCGGCGCTCACCGCCCGGATCATGGAGACCTGGGCCCACGGCCAGGACATCGCCGACGCGCTCGGTGTGACCAGGACGCCGACGGCACGGCTGCGGCATGTCGCGCACATCGGTGTGGCCACCCGGCCCTACAGCTACCTGGTGCACGGCAAGCAGGACCCGGAGGCGCCGGTGCGTGTGCGGCTCACCGCGCCCGACGGTGACGAGTGGAGCTGGGGTCCCGAGGACGCGCTCGACCGCGTGGAGGGCACCGCGCTCGACTTCTGCCTCGTCGTGACCCAGCGGCGCCACCCGGATGACACCGGACTGCGTACGACGGGCCCCGGCGCGGCGGAGTGGCTGACGCTCGCCCAGGCGTTCGGGGGCCCCGCGGGCATGGGGCGTCCGCCGCGCGAGCGGTAG
- the ssuE gene encoding NADPH-dependent FMN reductase, translating into MATILSVSGSPSDPSRTARLLRHLDTRLAERGHQVVPLDVRALPAPALLGADFGHPEIVRAREAFERADAVVVGTPVYKAAYSGVLKSLLDLLPQSVLAGKTVLPLATGGSAAHTLAVDYALRPVLSSMGADHIVQGAFVLDRHITVRDDGSVFLGEAADGLYRVLDAFAEAVAQAEAAKVSATI; encoded by the coding sequence ATGGCCACGATCCTCTCCGTCTCCGGCAGCCCCTCCGACCCCTCACGTACCGCACGGCTCCTGCGGCACCTGGACACCCGGCTCGCGGAGCGGGGCCACCAGGTGGTCCCGCTCGATGTGCGCGCCCTGCCCGCCCCCGCACTGCTCGGGGCGGACTTCGGGCACCCCGAGATCGTCCGGGCCAGGGAGGCGTTCGAACGGGCCGACGCCGTGGTGGTGGGCACCCCCGTCTACAAGGCCGCCTACTCGGGGGTGTTGAAGTCGCTCCTCGACCTGCTGCCGCAGTCGGTGCTCGCGGGCAAGACGGTCCTGCCGCTGGCGACGGGCGGCAGCGCCGCGCACACACTCGCCGTCGACTACGCGCTGCGGCCGGTGCTGTCGTCGATGGGCGCCGACCACATCGTGCAGGGGGCGTTCGTGCTGGACCGGCACATCACCGTACGGGACGACGGCTCGGTGTTCCTGGGTGAGGCGGCGGACGGCCTCTACCGGGTCCTCGACGCCTTCGCCGAGGCGGTGGCGCAGGCGGAGGCCGCGAAGGTGTCCGCCACGATCTGA
- a CDS encoding Rv2578c family radical SAM protein, with protein MGAEARETEAPEYGDAAAAPTRWDRQRTDAVDTAALPGLARLSTFVRSVRTPEFQGVTFHEVLARSALNRVPDDARMLPGEWTVNPYRGCSHACRYCFARPTHTRLELNMAEDFDREIIVKVNVAEVLRDELARKRKLPPRVAFGTNTDVYQRAEGRYRLMPGIIEALTAARVPFSILTKGTMIRQDLELLTRANAVTTVRLGVSVSLPDTPLQQSVEPGTATTRARLDTVRAIREAGLECTVFLAPILPRLSDSPGQLDRIVREMAAAGATDVHYTPLYLASGVKNVFFDWLRANHPHLVEEYAALYAKGSQTPPSYQDELRARLFPILTRHGLPLPTEGTADKFALHGRRDKPEPPLQATLF; from the coding sequence ATGGGAGCCGAGGCGCGGGAGACCGAGGCACCGGAGTACGGGGACGCCGCGGCGGCACCGACGCGGTGGGACCGGCAGCGCACGGACGCCGTGGACACGGCCGCGCTGCCCGGGCTCGCCCGTCTGTCGACGTTCGTGCGGAGCGTACGGACGCCCGAGTTCCAGGGCGTCACCTTCCACGAGGTCCTGGCCAGGAGCGCGCTGAACCGGGTGCCGGACGACGCGCGGATGCTGCCCGGCGAATGGACCGTCAATCCGTACCGGGGCTGTTCGCACGCCTGCCGGTACTGTTTCGCGCGCCCCACGCACACCAGACTCGAACTGAACATGGCCGAGGACTTCGACCGCGAGATCATCGTGAAGGTGAATGTCGCGGAGGTGCTCAGGGACGAACTGGCGCGGAAGCGGAAACTGCCGCCCCGGGTCGCGTTCGGCACGAACACCGACGTGTACCAGCGCGCGGAGGGCCGCTACCGGTTGATGCCCGGCATCATCGAGGCGCTCACGGCGGCCCGGGTGCCGTTCTCCATCCTGACCAAGGGCACGATGATCCGTCAGGACCTGGAACTGCTGACGCGGGCGAACGCGGTCACCACCGTGCGTCTCGGTGTGTCGGTCTCCCTGCCCGACACACCGCTCCAGCAGTCTGTCGAGCCGGGCACGGCCACCACACGGGCCCGCCTCGACACTGTGCGCGCGATCCGTGAGGCCGGGCTGGAGTGCACGGTCTTCCTCGCCCCGATCCTGCCGCGCCTGAGCGACAGCCCCGGCCAACTCGACCGCATCGTGCGCGAGATGGCGGCGGCGGGCGCGACGGACGTGCACTACACGCCGCTCTATCTGGCCTCGGGCGTGAAGAACGTGTTCTTCGACTGGCTGCGCGCCAACCACCCCCATCTCGTGGAGGAGTACGCGGCCCTGTACGCGAAGGGGTCGCAGACACCCCCGAGTTACCAGGACGAGCTGCGGGCACGGCTGTTCCCGATCCTCACCCGGCACGGACTGCCCCTGCCGACCGAGGGGACCGCGGACAAGTTCGCCCTGCACGGGCGCCGCGACAAGCCGGAACCACCGCTCCAGGCAACCCTGTTCTGA
- a CDS encoding amino acid ABC transporter permease: MTASFDVAPLPPPPSPPAGSAAAGPDAPTAVRIVPRRHPVRLLSAAVALLVLAMVVNSVVRNRHFQWNVVGRYFTTRAVLDGLVLTLWLTAAVMALGFLIGTLLAVLRLSTNPVLRTLSWGYVWIFRSTPILVQLLFWFNIGALYPRLGLGIPFGPEFVTVKTVNLFGAGLTALIGLTLHESAYAAEVVRGGILSVDAGQSEAAAALGLSRLRVLRRIVVPQAMRSIVPTAGNMLIGTLKGTSIVSVLAVQDLLYSVQLVYNRTYQIIPLLMVATIWYVIVTSVLSFGQYYVERHYARGAQRALPPTPLERLRAFAARSAA, translated from the coding sequence ATGACCGCGTCCTTCGATGTCGCACCCCTTCCCCCGCCCCCGTCTCCCCCCGCCGGCAGCGCCGCGGCCGGCCCCGACGCGCCGACGGCCGTCCGTATCGTGCCCCGCCGGCACCCGGTCCGGCTGCTGTCCGCGGCGGTGGCCCTCCTGGTCCTCGCCATGGTCGTGAACTCGGTCGTGCGCAACCGCCACTTCCAGTGGAACGTCGTCGGCCGGTACTTCACCACCCGCGCCGTGCTGGACGGGCTGGTGCTGACCCTGTGGCTGACGGCCGCGGTGATGGCGCTCGGCTTCCTGATCGGCACGCTGCTGGCCGTCCTGCGCCTGTCGACCAACCCCGTGCTCCGGACGCTGAGTTGGGGTTACGTCTGGATCTTCCGGTCCACGCCGATCCTGGTGCAGCTGCTGTTCTGGTTCAACATCGGCGCGCTGTACCCGCGGCTCGGCCTCGGCATCCCGTTCGGTCCCGAGTTCGTCACGGTCAAGACCGTGAACCTGTTCGGCGCGGGACTCACCGCGCTGATCGGCCTGACCCTCCACGAGTCGGCGTACGCGGCCGAGGTGGTGCGCGGCGGAATCCTGTCCGTGGACGCGGGGCAGAGCGAGGCCGCCGCCGCGCTCGGGCTGAGCCGCCTGCGCGTGCTGCGGCGGATCGTGGTGCCGCAGGCGATGCGCTCCATCGTGCCGACGGCGGGCAACATGCTGATCGGCACCCTCAAGGGCACCAGCATCGTCAGTGTCCTCGCCGTCCAGGACCTGCTGTACTCCGTGCAGTTGGTCTACAACCGGACCTACCAGATCATTCCGCTGCTGATGGTGGCCACCATCTGGTACGTCATCGTCACGAGCGTCCTCTCGTTCGGCCAGTACTACGTGGAGCGCCACTACGCGCGGGGAGCGCAGCGCGCCCTGCCGCCGACCCCGCTCGAACGGCTGCGCGCGTTCGCGGCGCGGAGCGCGGCGTGA
- a CDS encoding NtaA/DmoA family FMN-dependent monooxygenase (This protein belongs to a clade of FMN-dependent monooxygenases, within a broader family of flavin-dependent oxidoreductases, the luciferase-like monooxygenase (LMM) family, some of whose members use coenzyme F420 rather than FMN.), with protein MNQSRTPGKPVKRVHLAAHFPGVNNTTVWSDPAAGSHIDFASFEHFARTAERAKFDFLFLAEGLRLREQGGKIYDLDVVGRPDTFTVLAALAAVTEHLGLTGTINSTFNEPYEVARQFASLDHLTDGRAAWNVVTSWDAFTGENFRRGGFLAKDRRYARAKEFLATANELFDSWRSDDLVGDPATGAFLRDARAGAFTHHGEEFDIEGRFNVPRSPQGRPVIFQAGDSEEGREFAASSADAIFSRHSTLDAGQAFYADVKGRLARHGRSPDQLLILPAATFVLGDTDEDAHEKAHEVRRQQVSGQTAIAYLEHVWNRDLSAYDPDGPLPDIDPAPGENTVARGRASVRMHRDPVAVAKEWREKAEAEHLSIRELVIETTGRQSFIGAAATVAETIDAFVQADASDGFILAPHITPGGLDEFTDTVVPLLQERGVYRTEYTGSTLRDHLGLAEPEEAPAR; from the coding sequence ATGAACCAGTCGCGTACGCCCGGCAAGCCCGTCAAGCGCGTCCATCTCGCGGCACACTTCCCCGGTGTCAACAACACCACGGTGTGGAGCGACCCGGCGGCCGGCAGCCATATCGACTTCGCGTCGTTCGAGCACTTCGCGCGGACGGCGGAGCGCGCCAAGTTCGACTTCCTGTTCCTCGCCGAGGGTCTCCGGCTGCGCGAGCAGGGCGGGAAGATATACGACTTGGACGTCGTCGGCAGACCCGACACGTTCACCGTACTGGCGGCGCTCGCGGCGGTCACCGAACACCTCGGCCTGACCGGCACCATCAACTCGACCTTCAACGAACCGTACGAGGTGGCACGGCAGTTCGCGAGCCTGGACCACCTGACGGACGGGCGCGCCGCCTGGAACGTCGTGACCTCGTGGGACGCCTTCACCGGAGAGAACTTCCGCCGGGGCGGTTTCCTTGCGAAGGACCGGCGCTACGCGCGCGCCAAGGAGTTCCTGGCCACGGCCAACGAACTCTTCGACTCCTGGCGGTCGGACGATCTCGTCGGCGACCCCGCGACGGGCGCGTTCCTGCGGGACGCGCGGGCGGGCGCGTTCACGCACCACGGCGAGGAGTTCGACATCGAGGGCCGCTTCAACGTGCCGCGCAGCCCCCAGGGCCGGCCGGTGATCTTCCAGGCGGGCGATTCGGAGGAGGGCAGGGAGTTCGCCGCGTCGAGCGCCGACGCCATCTTCAGCCGGCACTCCACCCTCGACGCGGGACAGGCCTTCTACGCCGATGTCAAGGGCCGCCTCGCGCGCCACGGCCGCAGCCCGGACCAGTTGCTGATCCTGCCCGCCGCGACGTTCGTGCTGGGCGACACCGACGAGGACGCCCACGAGAAAGCGCACGAGGTACGCAGGCAACAGGTCAGCGGGCAGACCGCGATCGCGTATCTGGAACACGTGTGGAACCGCGACCTGTCCGCGTACGACCCGGACGGCCCGCTGCCCGACATCGATCCGGCGCCCGGCGAGAACACCGTCGCCCGGGGCCGGGCCAGCGTCCGCATGCACCGCGACCCGGTCGCGGTCGCCAAGGAGTGGCGGGAGAAGGCCGAGGCCGAGCACCTGTCCATCCGGGAGCTGGTGATCGAGACGACCGGCCGGCAGTCCTTCATCGGCGCAGCCGCGACGGTCGCGGAGACCATCGACGCCTTCGTGCAGGCCGACGCGAGTGACGGCTTCATCCTCGCACCGCACATCACGCCCGGCGGCCTCGACGAGTTCACCGACACCGTCGTCCCGCTGCTCCAGGAGCGTGGCGTGTACCGCACGGAGTACACCGGCTCCACGCTGCGCGACCATCTGGGACTCGCGGAGCCCGAAGAGGCGCCCGCCCGCTGA
- a CDS encoding LLM class flavin-dependent oxidoreductase, with protein sequence MPDPAPDPRSPGDGPLHLAVAFDDAGWHPAAWRDPSTGPAAALFTARHWAALVAEAEHGLLDFVTFEDSLAPQSARFEGPDERTDQVRGRLDAVLVAARVAPLTRHIGLVPTVVVTHTEPFHLSKAVATLDHVSRGRAGVRVRVSVRPDEAAHFGRRTLPRLTRETINTPEGQRAASELFQEAGDYVEVARRLWDSWDDDAEIRDAATGRFVDRDRLHYIDFEGPRFSVKGPSITPRPPQGQPPVTALAHSTVPYALVGQAADVGYVTPHDTEGARAIVAEVREAQAAAGRADEPLHVFGDLVVFLDETAGAAAARKERLDELAGAPYTSDAEVFTGTPESLADLLLDRRRAGLSGFRLRPGVHGHDLAAITRGLVPELQRRGAFRRAYEAGTLRGLLGLARPAGRYATARPAEVTAS encoded by the coding sequence ATGCCCGATCCCGCCCCCGATCCCCGCTCCCCCGGTGACGGGCCGCTCCACCTCGCCGTGGCGTTCGACGACGCGGGCTGGCACCCGGCCGCCTGGCGCGATCCGTCCACCGGCCCCGCCGCCGCGCTGTTCACCGCCCGCCACTGGGCCGCGCTGGTCGCCGAGGCCGAGCACGGCCTGCTGGACTTCGTGACGTTCGAGGACTCCCTCGCCCCTCAGTCGGCCCGGTTCGAGGGTCCCGACGAGCGCACCGACCAGGTGCGCGGCCGGCTCGACGCGGTGCTGGTCGCCGCGCGCGTCGCCCCGCTCACCCGGCACATCGGGCTCGTCCCGACCGTCGTGGTCACCCACACCGAACCGTTCCACCTCTCCAAGGCCGTCGCCACCCTCGACCATGTCTCGCGCGGCCGTGCGGGAGTGCGGGTACGCGTGTCCGTACGGCCCGACGAGGCGGCCCACTTCGGGCGCCGGACCCTGCCGCGCCTGACCCGCGAGACCATCAACACGCCCGAGGGCCAGCGGGCGGCCTCCGAACTGTTCCAGGAGGCCGGCGACTACGTCGAAGTGGCGCGGCGCCTGTGGGACAGCTGGGATGACGACGCGGAGATCCGCGACGCGGCCACGGGACGTTTCGTCGACCGCGACCGGCTGCACTACATCGATTTCGAAGGGCCGCGCTTCAGCGTCAAGGGCCCGTCCATCACCCCGCGTCCGCCGCAGGGCCAGCCGCCGGTGACGGCGCTCGCCCACAGCACCGTGCCCTACGCGCTGGTCGGACAGGCCGCCGACGTCGGCTACGTCACCCCGCACGACACGGAAGGCGCACGTGCGATCGTCGCGGAGGTCCGCGAGGCGCAGGCCGCGGCCGGGCGCGCGGACGAACCGCTGCATGTCTTCGGCGACCTCGTGGTCTTCCTGGACGAGACGGCGGGCGCCGCCGCCGCGCGCAAGGAACGCCTCGACGAACTGGCGGGCGCGCCGTACACGAGCGACGCGGAGGTGTTCACCGGCACCCCGGAGAGCCTCGCGGACCTGCTCCTGGACCGGCGGCGCGCCGGACTGTCCGGTTTCCGGCTGCGGCCGGGGGTGCACGGACACGACCTGGCCGCGATCACCCGCGGGCTCGTGCCCGAACTCCAGCGGCGGGGCGCGTTCCGCCGCGCGTACGAGGCCGGCACGCTGCGCGGCCTGCTCGGCCTCGCCCGGCCCGCCGGCCGGTACGCCACCGCCCGACCCGCAGAGGTGACCGCGTCATGA
- a CDS encoding alpha/beta fold hydrolase: MRELDLPLPDGGVLHVYDTGDDEPVEAAGTGSGRRLPVLWHHGTPNTGAPPRPLFPAADRLGIRWVSYDRPGYGGSTPRPGRDVASAAGYAARAADALGIGRFAVMGHSGGGPHALACAALLPDRVPAVVVASGLAPYGAEGLDWFADMAASGVTALRTAAAGRAAAERLHASGAPYDPEFVPADLAALTGPWSWFDGVVRAATASGPGPHIDDDLAYVAPWGFDPAQVRAPVLLLHGGLDRIAPPAHARWLAARLPSARLRVGPEDGHISALDGGDEALAWLRDHAGG, encoded by the coding sequence ATGAGGGAACTGGATCTGCCGCTGCCCGACGGCGGTGTTCTGCATGTCTACGACACAGGCGACGACGAGCCTGTGGAGGCGGCGGGGACCGGATCCGGCCGTCGGCTGCCGGTCCTGTGGCATCACGGGACACCGAACACCGGGGCGCCCCCGCGCCCGCTGTTCCCGGCCGCCGACCGGCTCGGCATCCGCTGGGTGTCCTACGACCGCCCCGGTTACGGCGGCTCGACGCCGCGACCCGGCCGGGACGTGGCCTCCGCCGCCGGATACGCGGCGCGGGCGGCCGACGCCCTCGGCATCGGGCGGTTCGCCGTCATGGGGCACTCCGGTGGCGGGCCGCATGCCCTGGCCTGCGCCGCGCTGCTCCCGGACCGGGTGCCCGCCGTCGTCGTCGCGTCCGGTCTCGCACCGTACGGCGCCGAGGGCCTCGACTGGTTCGCGGACATGGCCGCCTCCGGTGTCACGGCGCTGCGCACCGCCGCGGCGGGCCGGGCGGCCGCGGAGCGGCTCCACGCGTCCGGCGCGCCCTACGACCCGGAGTTCGTACCGGCCGACCTCGCGGCGCTGACCGGCCCCTGGTCCTGGTTCGACGGCGTGGTGCGCGCGGCCACGGCGTCCGGGCCCGGCCCCCACATCGACGACGACCTGGCCTACGTGGCGCCGTGGGGCTTCGACCCGGCGCAGGTGCGGGCGCCGGTCCTGCTGCTCCACGGAGGCCTGGACCGGATCGCGCCCCCGGCGCACGCCCGCTGGCTCGCCGCCCGGCTGCCGTCGGCGCGGCTGCGCGTCGGGCCCGAGGACGGCCACATCTCCGCACTGGACGGCGGCGACGAGGCGCTGGCCTGGCTGAGGGACCACGCCGGCGGGTGA
- a CDS encoding LLM class flavin-dependent oxidoreductase produces the protein MPVEFLGIAATNNGSETDARTGAAFDKEYTLRLARAHEDHGWDRVLFAYGSGSPDPAPAAAYIASRLDTLQILLAHRPNVSYPTFAAKTFATLDQISGGRLTVHFITGGNDHEQGREGDILTKDERYTRTREYIEIVKKIWTTHEAFDHEGEHYRFHDFVSDVFPVQQPRPGVSFGGSSPAALAAGGAEADIYCLWGEPLAKTAEQIEAVRAASRAAGRTTAPRIQVAFRPIIAPTEELAWEKAHRTVATIKDRRASGDAPVARRHRVGAPENTGSQRLLAIAESGERFDRALWTPTAAATGGAGNSNALVGTPETVAQALLDYYDLGVDILSARGYDLLGDAVDFGRYVIPLVRQEVARRDAEGRARGPQTLAVAG, from the coding sequence ATGCCCGTCGAGTTCCTCGGCATCGCCGCGACCAACAACGGTTCCGAGACGGACGCCCGAACGGGCGCCGCCTTCGACAAGGAGTACACACTGCGGCTCGCCCGCGCCCACGAGGACCACGGTTGGGACCGGGTCCTGTTCGCGTACGGTTCCGGCTCGCCCGACCCCGCCCCGGCCGCCGCGTACATCGCGAGCCGCCTGGACACCCTCCAGATCCTGCTGGCCCACAGGCCGAACGTCTCGTACCCCACCTTCGCCGCGAAGACCTTCGCCACCCTCGACCAGATCAGCGGCGGACGCCTCACGGTCCACTTCATCACCGGCGGGAACGACCACGAACAGGGCCGTGAGGGCGACATCCTGACGAAGGACGAGCGCTACACCCGCACCCGGGAGTACATCGAGATCGTCAAGAAGATCTGGACCACCCACGAGGCCTTCGACCACGAGGGCGAGCACTACCGCTTCCACGACTTCGTCAGCGACGTCTTCCCCGTCCAGCAGCCGCGCCCCGGCGTCTCGTTCGGCGGTTCCTCGCCCGCGGCGCTCGCTGCGGGCGGGGCGGAGGCCGACATCTACTGCCTCTGGGGCGAGCCGCTCGCGAAGACCGCCGAGCAGATCGAGGCGGTACGCGCCGCATCGCGGGCCGCCGGGCGCACCACCGCGCCGCGCATCCAGGTCGCCTTCCGGCCGATCATCGCGCCCACGGAGGAACTGGCCTGGGAGAAGGCACACCGCACGGTCGCGACGATCAAGGACAGGCGGGCGAGCGGCGACGCCCCGGTGGCCCGCCGCCATCGCGTCGGAGCCCCCGAGAACACCGGTTCCCAACGGCTCCTGGCCATCGCCGAGTCGGGCGAGCGCTTCGACCGCGCCCTGTGGACCCCGACCGCGGCCGCGACCGGCGGGGCAGGCAACTCCAACGCGCTGGTGGGTACCCCGGAGACCGTGGCGCAGGCACTGCTCGACTACTACGACCTCGGCGTCGACATCCTCTCGGCGCGCGGGTACGACCTGCTGGGCGACGCCGTCGACTTCGGCCGGTACGTCATCCCGCTGGTCCGCCAGGAGGTCGCGCGGCGCGACGCCGAAGGCCGCGCCCGTGGACCCCAGACCCTGGCGGTGGCCGGCTGA
- a CDS encoding FAD/NAD(P)-binding protein, translating into MRAAEAAPAVVVLVGAGPRATGLLERVAANAPELWPPGRPLEFHLVDPHPPGAGRVWRREQSPLLRMNSMAEDVTLFTDESSVLDGPVCPGPSLAEWAAGTAGRTAPYAPHVPPSDPEVRAELAHLAPTDFPTRRAQSAYLDWALRRTLGTLPPHITVHTHRTTATAVHGLPEGTQFVALADEDTPLAADLVVLTQGHLGSEPGPGHRELAEFAARHGRTYVPPAFSADVADDLDAIAPGEHVVLRGLGLAFVDLVAMLTQGRGGRYREEDDGSLTYLPSGREPVVHTGSRRGVPYHSKTGYRLAGPRPGLPRHFGPEQARRLLERGEPLDLRRDLWPLMAKEIGYGHYHELFHAHPERTATSWEAFLAAYDGLHWYAPAMAELVRGAVPDPGDRLDFEALDHPLQGRVFPDTEAFQEHMRAYITADGERRADPAHSADLGAFLALLSVYGQLPQYLPGAAGTGSPGALDHASVREHLDGWWQGFFSFLASGPPGFRLRELHALSRAGVVRFAGAGLRVDADERTGTFRASSPSVPGHVITATALVEAYLPSPSLSRSEDRLLRDLYAAGEAIEESGRLAVASDGRVLDPSLGGPHPRRLALGHHTGGRAVAAFARPRTNAPAFRQNDAVVRALLRSLAQRPPAAGRPAPNRPTALPAVLPEPPEKQDLTGRAESPDRSGPPTAPARDHPPVPGAPPRHGPPAHHDPVHPFQHVPR; encoded by the coding sequence GTGAGGGCCGCCGAGGCGGCGCCGGCCGTCGTCGTCCTGGTCGGTGCGGGCCCGCGCGCCACCGGCCTGCTGGAACGGGTCGCCGCCAACGCGCCCGAACTGTGGCCTCCGGGAAGACCGTTGGAGTTCCACCTGGTCGATCCGCATCCCCCGGGGGCGGGCCGGGTCTGGCGGCGGGAGCAGTCGCCGCTGCTGCGGATGAACTCAATGGCCGAGGACGTCACCCTGTTCACCGACGAGAGCTCGGTGCTCGACGGTCCGGTGTGCCCGGGGCCCTCGCTCGCCGAGTGGGCGGCGGGCACCGCAGGACGCACCGCGCCGTACGCCCCGCACGTGCCGCCGTCGGACCCGGAGGTACGGGCCGAGCTCGCGCACCTCGCACCGACCGACTTCCCGACCCGGCGGGCACAGAGCGCTTACCTGGACTGGGCGCTGCGGCGCACGCTCGGCACGCTGCCACCGCACATCACCGTCCACACGCACCGCACCACCGCCACCGCCGTGCACGGCCTGCCCGAGGGAACGCAGTTCGTCGCGCTCGCCGACGAGGACACGCCGCTCGCCGCCGACCTGGTCGTCCTGACGCAGGGACACCTCGGCTCGGAACCGGGCCCTGGCCACCGCGAGCTCGCCGAGTTCGCCGCGCGGCACGGCCGTACGTACGTGCCACCGGCCTTCTCCGCCGACGTGGCGGACGACCTCGACGCCATCGCGCCGGGTGAGCACGTCGTGCTGCGCGGTCTGGGGCTGGCCTTCGTGGATCTCGTGGCGATGCTCACCCAGGGGCGCGGCGGCCGCTACCGGGAGGAGGACGACGGCTCACTGACCTATCTGCCCTCGGGCCGGGAGCCGGTGGTGCACACGGGCTCGCGGCGCGGTGTGCCGTACCACTCCAAGACCGGATACCGGCTGGCCGGCCCGCGCCCCGGGCTGCCCCGGCACTTCGGACCCGAGCAGGCGCGCCGCCTGCTGGAGCGGGGGGAGCCGCTGGACCTGCGGCGGGACCTGTGGCCGCTGATGGCCAAGGAGATCGGCTACGGCCACTACCACGAGCTGTTCCACGCCCACCCGGAGCGCACGGCGACATCCTGGGAGGCGTTCCTCGCCGCCTACGACGGACTGCACTGGTACGCACCGGCCATGGCCGAGCTGGTGCGCGGGGCCGTCCCGGACCCCGGTGACCGGCTGGACTTCGAGGCGCTGGACCATCCGCTCCAGGGGCGTGTCTTCCCGGACACGGAGGCCTTCCAGGAGCACATGCGGGCGTACATCACGGCGGACGGGGAGCGCCGCGCGGACCCCGCCCACAGTGCGGACCTCGGGGCGTTCCTCGCGCTGCTGTCCGTCTACGGGCAGCTGCCCCAGTATCTGCCCGGCGCGGCGGGGACGGGCTCGCCAGGAGCACTGGACCACGCGTCCGTACGCGAGCACCTGGACGGCTGGTGGCAGGGGTTCTTCAGCTTCCTTGCGTCCGGCCCGCCCGGTTTCCGGCTGCGTGAGCTGCACGCCCTGTCGCGGGCCGGGGTGGTCCGGTTCGCCGGGGCGGGACTGCGGGTGGACGCGGACGAGCGGACCGGCACGTTCCGGGCATCGAGTCCCAGCGTCCCCGGCCATGTGATCACCGCTACGGCGCTCGTGGAGGCGTACCTCCCGAGCCCCTCCCTGTCCCGATCCGAGGACAGGCTGCTGCGCGACCTGTACGCCGCGGGCGAGGCGATCGAGGAGTCGGGGCGTCTCGCCGTGGCGTCCGACGGCCGGGTCCTCGACCCATCCCTGGGCGGCCCGCATCCGCGCAGGCTCGCGCTCGGTCACCACACCGGCGGGCGTGCGGTCGCGGCGTTCGCGAGGCCCCGCACCAACGCGCCCGCGTTCCGCCAGAACGACGCGGTCGTGCGCGCGCTGCTGCGCTCACTGGCGCAGCGGCCCCCGGCCGCCGGGCGCCCCGCGCCGAACCGGCCCACGGCGCTACCCGCTGTCCTGCCCGAACCACCCGAAAAGCAGGACCTGACCGGGCGGGCCGAAAGCCCGGACCGGTCCGGGCCGCCCACCGCGCCTGCGAGGGACCACCCGCCGGTACCCGGGGCGCCGCCGCGCCACGGGCCGCCGGCCCACCACGATCCCGTCCACCCGTTCCAACACGTACCGAGGTGA